In a single window of the Acyrthosiphon pisum isolate AL4f chromosome X, pea_aphid_22Mar2018_4r6ur, whole genome shotgun sequence genome:
- the LOC103308844 gene encoding serine/arginine repetitive matrix protein 2-like, whose product MLVSPVDNNAGGPCQGKQNFNQQCSLPHQKSECSVRNVREPILQITFDEEPEANFYKNDTCTESNDREATVCSRIAKDDNCSMESNNREATGCNRIAKNGACRAKPREESRAAKEPTRADVSRDDLKNSCARQPSFDDEQQKSAGSSRRTNEPWTGCESLLQLSTTTEADFCKNDTCTESNDKEATGCSRISKNGACGARPREESRPAKEPTRADVSRDDSKKTSCCCQPTFDDEQQKGAGSSQRNNEPWAGRESLLQVSMPTVRPTKDPITDQKSTPPPTSNNRTLTNRSDGILQEFEKELYKVEQRRAKLMRCIKRKQRALMQENREMRTSLQNCCEQQSSGGEKQSLHDIRNRRPPQQDTRERRPFQHNTSERRPSQYDTRVHRPSQNDTRVHRSSQNDTNERRYSQYEIRERRSSHHDTRKCRTSQDDTRQRRPSQDDTRKRRKSQHGTRKRRPSQDDTRKRRTSQDNTRERRSSKNDLRRCQPSMLDTRERQSSKGENRQQPQGSFVFECLCNIIGKDNSFNIEPATKQVSSRHNNNNAPNMAEVEVARKDAASTGRHGGSGRRNTPRNVASATSPDLAEQNRSRQDTFQPRGCPRLRVVDLISFTNNSSVTTVGGTQKHNNRGWNEK is encoded by the exons ATGTTAGTCAGTCCAGTGGACAATAATGCAGGTGGTCCGTGCCAGGGTAAACAGAATTTCAACCAACAGTGCAGTCTGCCGCATCAGAAGTCCGAATGTTCGGTGCGTAATGTTCGCGAACCAATACTGCAGATCACTTTCGACGAGGAACCAGAAGCAAACTTCTATAAAAACGACACCTGCACTGAGAGTAACGACAGAGAGGCCACTGTTTGTAGCAGGATCGCCAAGGACGACAACTGCAGCATGGAGAGTAACAACAGAGAGGCCACTGGTTGTAACAGGATCGCCAAGAACGGGGCCTGCAGGGCTAAGCCACGTGAGGAAAGCAGGGCCGCTAAAGAGCCAACGAGAGCTGATGTGAGTAGAGATGATCTGAAGAACAGCTGTGCCCGTCAGCCGTCATTTGATGACGAGCAGCAGAAGAGTGCTGGGTCGTCACGACGGACCAACGAACCGTGGACGGGCTGCGAATCGCTGCTACAGCTTTCGACGACTACGGAAGCAGACTTCTGTAAAAACGACACCTGCACGGAGAGTAATGACAAAGAGGCCACCGGTTGTAGCAGGATTTCCAAAAACGGGGCCTGCGGGGCTAGGCCTCGAGAGGAAAGCAGGCCCGCAAAAGAGCCAACGAGAGCTGATGTGAGTAGAGACGATTCGAAGAAGACCAGCTGTTGCTGTCAACCGACATTCGATGACGAGCAGCAGAAGGGTGCAGGGTCGTCGCAACGGAACAACGAACCGTGGGCGGGCCGCGAATCGCTGTTGCAGGTTTCGATGCCTACGGTCCGGCCCACCAAAGACCCGATCACCGACCAAAAATCTACACCACCGCCGACGTCAAACAATCGGACCCTGACCAACCGATCGGATGGTATACTGCAGGAATTCGAAAAAGAATTGTACAAGGTGGAACAGCGTCGGGCGAAATTGATGCGGTGCATCAAGCGCAAACAGCGAGCATTGATGCAAGAAAACCGGGAAATGCGAACATCACTACAAAACTGTTGTGAACAGCAGAGTTCAGGTGGCGAGAAACAGTCACTACACGACATCAGAAACCGTCGACCGCCGCAACAGGATACCAGGGAACGTCGACCGTTCCAGCATAATACTAGCGAACGCCGACCGTCACAGTATGACACTAGAGTACATCGACCATCGCAAAACGACACTAGAGTACACCGATCGTCGCAAAACGACACTAACGAACGTCGATATTCGCAGTACGAAATCAGAGAGCGTCGATCATCTCATCACGACACTAGAAAATGCCGAACATCACAGGACGACACTAGACAACGCCGACCGTCACAAGATGATACCAGAAAACGTCGAAAGTCCCAGCACGGCACTAGGAAACGCCGACCGTCACAGGATGACACTAGAAAACGCAGAACGTCCCAGGACAATACCAGAGAACGTCGATCATCAAAGAACGACCTTAGACGATGCCAACCATCGATGCTCGACACCAGAGAACGCCAAAGTTCGAAAGGCGAAAATCGTCAACAGCCACAGGGCAGTTTTGTCTTCGAATGTTTATGCAATATCATTGGGAAGGACAACAGTTTTAACATCGAACCGGCCACAAAACAG GTGTCGTCTCggcacaacaacaacaatgcCCCTAATATGGCCGAAGTGGAGGTCGCGAGAAAAGACGCCGCTTCAACTGGACGTCACGGTGGCTCCGGCCGCCGCAACACGCCACGGAATGTCGCCAGTGCGACGTCACCAGACTTGGCCGAGCAGAACCGTAGTCGTCAAGATACTTTCCAGCCACGCGGCTGCCCGCGTCTAAGGGTGGTGGATTTGATAAGCTTTACCAATAACAGTTCTGTTACGACGGTTGGTGGCACTCAAAAGCACAATAATCGAGGGtggaatgaaaaataa